Proteins encoded within one genomic window of Camelina sativa cultivar DH55 chromosome 19, Cs, whole genome shotgun sequence:
- the LOC104763963 gene encoding uncharacterized protein LOC104763963, with protein sequence MIPICVQCGTGGNPCRCKVVGPTLGLVAFVAAGIVEWPVGALVYIFKHAKGRRIMGHPATHVYPKVSRSIPI encoded by the coding sequence ATGATTCCGATATGCGTGCAGTGCGGAACGGGCGGAAACCCTTGTAGATGCAAAGTGGTAGGACCGACGTTAGGGCTTGTGGCGTTTGTAGCAGCTGGAATAGTGGAATGGCCTGTCGGAGCATTGGTTTATATCTTTAAACACGCAAAGGGTCGCCGCATTATGGGTCATCCGGCCACCCATGTTTACCCCAAAGTCTCTCGTTCCATTCCCATATGA
- the LOC104763959 gene encoding uncharacterized protein LOC104763959 isoform X1 produces the protein MEQPTSPGTKSVNLRECMESLLRFTLLSHLDETVPSFDLDLTRDFCLHLLEEDTDSTEKPAVYKLLARALSECLASEGDKNSNLEKYSKLFHGVGHDLVHMLKKVNFELHVQEPYFTQLKDGLKTIEGRCAVGDYMRISSGAFILFNKCLLLEVQDVHHYTSFSDMLRLEGLAKVLPGVESIEEGVKVY, from the exons ATGGAGCAACCAACATCGCCGGGAACAAAGTCGGTGAATCTCCGAGAATGTATGGAATCACTTCTGCGTTTTACTCTGCTCTCCCACTTAGACGAAACCGTTCCAAGTTTTGATCTTGATCTGACCAGAGACTTTtgccttcatctccttgaggaAGATACAGATTCTACTG AAAAACCAGCGGTGTATAAGCTTCTAGCAAGGGCTCTGTCTGAATGTCTAGCTTCGGAGGGTGATAAAAATTCTAACTTGGAGAAATACAGCAAACTGTTTCATGGCGTGGGACATGACTTAGTACAT ATGTTGAAGAAGGTCAACTTTGAGCTTCATGTCCAAGAGCCTTACTTCACTCAATTGAAAG ATGGTCTGAAAACTATTGAAGGAAGATGTGCAGTGGGAGACTACATGAG GATTAGTTCAGGAGCTTTTATATTGTTCAATAAATGCTTGCTGCTTGAAGTTCAG GACGTTCACCATTATACTTCATTCTCAGATATGCTGAGATTGGAGGGTCTTGCCAAAGTTCTTCCTGGTGTTGAGAGTATAGAAGAAG GTGTTAAAGTTTACTGA
- the LOC104763959 gene encoding uncharacterized protein LOC104763959 isoform X2 gives MEQPTSPGTKSVNLRECMESLLRFTLLSHLDETVPSFDLDLTRDFCLHLLEEDTDSTEKPAVYKLLARALSECLASEGDKNSNLEKYSKLFHGVGHDLVHMLKKVNFELHVQEPYFTQLKDGLKTIEGRCAVGDYMRISSGAFILFNKCLLLEVQIC, from the exons ATGGAGCAACCAACATCGCCGGGAACAAAGTCGGTGAATCTCCGAGAATGTATGGAATCACTTCTGCGTTTTACTCTGCTCTCCCACTTAGACGAAACCGTTCCAAGTTTTGATCTTGATCTGACCAGAGACTTTtgccttcatctccttgaggaAGATACAGATTCTACTG AAAAACCAGCGGTGTATAAGCTTCTAGCAAGGGCTCTGTCTGAATGTCTAGCTTCGGAGGGTGATAAAAATTCTAACTTGGAGAAATACAGCAAACTGTTTCATGGCGTGGGACATGACTTAGTACAT ATGTTGAAGAAGGTCAACTTTGAGCTTCATGTCCAAGAGCCTTACTTCACTCAATTGAAAG ATGGTCTGAAAACTATTGAAGGAAGATGTGCAGTGGGAGACTACATGAG GATTAGTTCAGGAGCTTTTATATTGTTCAATAAATGCTTGCTGCTTGAAGTTCAG ATATGCTGA
- the LOC104763962 gene encoding putative RNA-binding protein Luc7-like 2 isoform X1, translating into MDAIRKQLDVLMGANRNGDVQEVNRKYYDRDVCRLYLSGLCPHDLFQLTKMDMGPCPKVHSLQLRKEYREARAKGVDNYDRELEDAIDRLIVECDRKIARALKRLQEEDAKAAIAISVSEVTQSPEILELSEKIKEKMKEADLHDLEGKMDLKIRALELVEEMRTKRADQQAVLLLEAFNKDRASLPQPVPAQPPSSVLPPPDPRTQEMINEKLKKAEDLGEQGMVDEAQKALEEAEALKKLTVRREPAADSTKYTAVDVRITDQKLRLCDICGAFLSVYDSDRRLADHFGGKLHLGYMLVREKLAELLDEKTNSRKESQRSKERNSKERESSKDREKERGTSRERRRDYDRRSRERDRHHDRDREQDRDYDRSSRSRRRSRSRSRSRDRPRDYDRHRRHNRY; encoded by the exons ATGGATGCGATAAGGAAGCAGCTTGATGTGCTCATGGGAGCAAACCGAAACGGCGACGTTCAGGAGGTGAACCGCAAATACTATGACCGCGATGTGTGCCGTCTTTACTTGTCTGGTCTATGCCCTCACGATCTCTTTCAATTGACG AAAATGGATATGGGACCTTGCCCAAAGGTGCACTCTTTGCAGCTTAGGAAAGA ATATCGAGAAGCAAGGGCAAAAGGTGTTGATAACTACGACAGGGAATTGGAAGATGCCATAGACAGGCTTATCGTTGAGTGTGATAGGAAGATTGCTAGAGCCCTTAAGCGTCTTCAAGAAGAGGACGCCAAAGCTGCCATTGCCATTTCTGTCTCTGAAGTCACTCAg TCACCTGAAATTCTCGAGTTATCAgagaaaatcaaagagaaaatgAAGGAAGCAGATCTGCAcg ATCTTGAAGGCAAAATGGATCTTAAGATTAGAGCTCTTGAGTTAGTCGAAGAAATGAGGACCAAGAGAGCTGACCAACAG GCAGTACTGCTGTTGGAAGCCTTCAACAAAGATAGAGCATCCTTGCCACAGCCTGTTCCAGCTCAACCACCATCTTCCGTATTACCTCCACCTGATCCTCGCACTCAAGAAATGATAAATGAGAAACTGAAGAAGGCGGAAGATCTTG GTGAACAAGGAATGGTTGATGAAGCACAGAAAGCACTGGAAGAGGCTGAAGCTCTTAAGAAG CTTACAGTTAGACGAGAACCTGCAGCAGATTCAACAAAGTACACTGCTGTTGATGTGCGCATT ACAGACCAAAAGTTGCGACTATGTGACATATGTGGAGCATTCTTGAGCGTCTATGACAG TGATCGTCGTTTAGCTGATCATTTTGGTGGGAAGCTTCATTTAGGATACATGCTAGTCCGGGAAAAATTAGCAGAGCTTCTG GATGAGAAGACCAATTCCCGCAAGGAAAGCCAAAG GTCAAAGGAACGGAACAGTAAGGAGAGGGAATCAAGTAAAGACCGAGAGAAAGAGCGAGGAACTAGTCGTGAGCGTCGAAGAGATTATGATCGCAGGAGTAGAGAGCGAGATAGGCACCATGACCGTGATCGTGAACAAGACAGAGACTATGATCGGTCATCAAGAAGCAGACGTAGGTCACGCTCACGGTCCAGGTCCAGAGACAGACCAAGGGACTATGATCGCCACAG GCGACACAACCGTTACTAG
- the LOC104763960 gene encoding dehydrogenase/reductase SDR family member 7-like produces MTHYLDENFGLSLFVASPLLNPRKMLSLICLSLGLLLLIGLLFKFAFADGDFTLISKKHVKREAIEGKVVWITGASRGIGEILAKQFANLDAKLILSARNKAELERVKSELKGKYAPEDVKVLPLDLASGEESLKHVVEQAVSLFPGAGVDYLVHNAAYERPKSKASDATEETLKTTFDVNVFGTITLTKLVAAHMLNQGGGHFVVISSAAGKVPSPGQAIYSASKHALHGYFHSLRSEFCQKGIKVTVVCPGPIETSNGTGTSTSEDKKSPEKRVSSERCAELTIIAASHNLKEAWISHQPVLLVIYLVQYMPSLGFWLMDKVGGKRVEVAEKKGNTYSWNLLFGEKTKTN; encoded by the exons ATGACCCACTATTTGGATGAAAATTTTGGACTCTCTTTGTTCGTCGCGTCGCCGTTACTCAATCCGAGAAAAATGCTGAGTCTAATCTGTCTCTCTCTCGGACTCCTTCTTCTCATCGGTCTGCTCTTCAAATTCGCATTCGCCGATG GAGATTTCACCCTGATTTCGAAGAAGCATGTGAAACGCGAAGCCATTGAAGGCAAG GTTGTATGGATCACAGGGGCTAGCCGTGGAATTG GGGAAATTCTTGCTAAACAGTTTGCAAATTTGGATGCCAAGCTTATTCTCTCAGCGAGGAATAAAGCTGAATTGGAACGGGTTAAGAGTGAGCTCAAAG GTAAATATGCACCAGAAGATGTAAAGGTTTTGCCTTTAGATTTAGCTAGCGGCGAAGAGTCTCTCAAACATGTTGTAGAGCAAGCTGTGTCGCTTTTTCCTGGGGCTGGTGTTGATTATTTGGTTCACAATGCTGCCTATGAGCGTCCG AAATCCAAGGCATCGGATGCAACTGAGGAAACTCTCAAG ACTACATTCGATGTGAATGTCTTTGGGACCATAACTCTTACAAAGTTGGTAGCTGCTCACATGCTAAACCAAGGAGGCGGTCATTTTGTTGTG ATAAGCAGTGCTGCAGGAAAGGTACCATCACCTGGACAGGCTATATATTCTGCTTCAAAACATGCTCTGCACGGCTACTTCCACAGCTTGCGCTCTGAG TTTTGTCAGAAGGGAATCAAGGTTACCGTCGTTTGTCCTGGTCCAATAGAAACGTCTAATGGAACAGGAACATCAACTTCGGAAGACAAGAAGTCTCCTGAG AAGCGTGTGTCATCTGAACGATGTGCAGAACTGACTATAATCGCTGCATCTCATAACTTGAAAGAAGCTTGGATTTCACATCAG CCGGTACTACTCGTGATATATCTAGTGCAGTACATGCCTTCACTTGGCTTCTGGCTCATGGACAAG GTCGGAGGGAAGCGGGTGGAGGTCGCCGAAAAGAAAGGCAACACATACTCATGGAATTTACTGTTCGGGGAGAAGACTAAAACAAACTGA
- the LOC104763956 gene encoding phospholipase A(1) LCAT3 → MDWIPCPCWGTYGDENVGEVADRDPVLLVSGIGGSILHSMKNGSKSQIRVWVRIFLANLAFKQSVWSLYNPKTGYTEPLDENIEIVVPDDDHGLYAIDILDPSWFVKLFHLTEVYHFHDMIEMLVGCGYKKGTTLFGYGYDFRQSNRIDLLILGLKKKLETAYKCSGGRKITIISHSMGGLMVSCFMYLHPEAFSKYVNKWITIATPFQGAPGCINDSLLTGVQFVEGLESFFFVSRWTMHQLLVECPSIYEMMGNPDFKWKKQPEIRVWRKKKSENDDDTSAELESFGLIESIDLFNNALKNNELSYGGNKIALPFNFAILDWAASTREILNKAQLPDGVSFYNIYGVSLDTPLDVCYGTETSPIEDLSEICQTMPEYTYVDGDGTVPAESAAAAQFKAVASVGVSGSHRGLLRDKRVFELIQQWLGVESKKAKRKQLRTRKVVDSG, encoded by the exons ATGGACTGGATTCCGTGTCCGTGCTGGGGAACCTACGGCGACGAAAACGTCGGCGAGGTGGCGGATCGTGATCCAGTGCTTCTAGTTTCTGGTATCGGAGGCTCAATTCTGCATTCTATGAAGAATGGTTCAAAATCTCAAATCCGCGTTTGGGTTCGGATTTTTTTGGCCAACCTTGCCTTTAAGCAGAGCGTCTGGTCTCTCTATAATCCCAAAACTG GTTATACAGAGCCGTTGGATGAGAATATTGAAATCGTGGTCCCTGATGATGACCATGGACTCTATGCAATTGACATTCTAGATCCCTCCTGG TTTGTGAAGCTTTTTCACTTGACGGAGGTTTACCACTTCCACGATATGATAGAAATGTTGGTTGGATGCGGTTATAAGAAGGGGACTACGTTATTCGGATATGGTTACGATTTCCGCCAAAGCAATAG GATCGATCTACTTATACTAGgtctgaagaagaaactggaaaCTGCTTATAAATGTTCAGGGGGCCGAAAAATCACTATCATATCCCATTCGATGGGAGGACTTATGGTTTCATGTTTCATGTATCTTCATCCGGAG GCTTTTTCCAAGTATGTAAATAAATGGATTACAATTGCAACGCCTTTCCAAG GAGCACCAGGGTGCATCAATGATTCACTCTTGACTGGAGTGCAATTTGTGGAAGGGTTAgaaagtttcttttttgtgtcACGGTGGACGATGCACCAACTG ttggTTGAGTGCCCATCTATATATGAGATGATGGGAAATCCTGATTTTAAGTGGAAAAAGCAACCAGAGATTCGAGTTTGGCGTAAGAAGAAATCTGAAAACGACGATGATACTTCTGCAGAACTGGAATCTTTTGGCCTAATCGAGAGTATTGATCTATTCAACAATGCACTGAAAAATAATGAG CTAAGCTACGGTGGGAATAAGATAGCTTTACCCTTTAACTTTGCTATCCTCGACTGGGCTGCTAGTACAAGAGAAATTCTCAACAAAGCTCAACTTCCTGATGGAGTTTCCTTCTATAACATTTATGGAGTGTCACTTGATACACCCTTGGATGTTTG TTATGGCACAGAGACTTCTCCGATTGAAGATTTGTCTGAAATATGTCAAACTATG CCTGAGTATACATATGTGGATGGAGATGGAACTGTACCTGCCGAATCAGCTGCA GCTGCTCAGTTTAAAGCAGTTGCAAGCGTAGGAGTTTCCGGTAGCCATCGTGGGCTTCTCCGTGATAAAAGAGTATTTGAGCTGATCCAACAATGGTTAGGAGTAGAGTCTAAGAAGGCTAAACGGAAACAGTTAAGGACTCGCAAAGTTGTTGATTCTGGCTAA
- the LOC104763962 gene encoding putative RNA-binding protein Luc7-like 1 isoform X3, whose protein sequence is MDAIRKQLDVLMGANRNGDVQEVNRKYYDRDVCRLYLSGLCPHDLFQLTKMDMGPCPKVHSLQLRKEYREARAKGVDNYDRELEDAIDRLIVECDRKIARALKRLQEEDAKAAIAISVSEVTQSPEILELSEKIKEKMKEADLHDLEGKMDLKIRALELVEEMRTKRADQQAVLLLEAFNKDRASLPQPVPAQPPSSVLPPPDPRTQEMINEKLKKAEDLGEQGMVDEAQKALEEAEALKKLTVRREPAADSTKYTAVDVRITDQKLRLCDICGAFLSVYDRLFGQDYFCSYNKLIVV, encoded by the exons ATGGATGCGATAAGGAAGCAGCTTGATGTGCTCATGGGAGCAAACCGAAACGGCGACGTTCAGGAGGTGAACCGCAAATACTATGACCGCGATGTGTGCCGTCTTTACTTGTCTGGTCTATGCCCTCACGATCTCTTTCAATTGACG AAAATGGATATGGGACCTTGCCCAAAGGTGCACTCTTTGCAGCTTAGGAAAGA ATATCGAGAAGCAAGGGCAAAAGGTGTTGATAACTACGACAGGGAATTGGAAGATGCCATAGACAGGCTTATCGTTGAGTGTGATAGGAAGATTGCTAGAGCCCTTAAGCGTCTTCAAGAAGAGGACGCCAAAGCTGCCATTGCCATTTCTGTCTCTGAAGTCACTCAg TCACCTGAAATTCTCGAGTTATCAgagaaaatcaaagagaaaatgAAGGAAGCAGATCTGCAcg ATCTTGAAGGCAAAATGGATCTTAAGATTAGAGCTCTTGAGTTAGTCGAAGAAATGAGGACCAAGAGAGCTGACCAACAG GCAGTACTGCTGTTGGAAGCCTTCAACAAAGATAGAGCATCCTTGCCACAGCCTGTTCCAGCTCAACCACCATCTTCCGTATTACCTCCACCTGATCCTCGCACTCAAGAAATGATAAATGAGAAACTGAAGAAGGCGGAAGATCTTG GTGAACAAGGAATGGTTGATGAAGCACAGAAAGCACTGGAAGAGGCTGAAGCTCTTAAGAAG CTTACAGTTAGACGAGAACCTGCAGCAGATTCAACAAAGTACACTGCTGTTGATGTGCGCATT ACAGACCAAAAGTTGCGACTATGTGACATATGTGGAGCATTCTTGAGCGTCTATGACAG GCTTTTTGGGCAGGATTACTTTTGCAGCTATAATAAAT TGATCGTCGTTTAG
- the LOC104763961 gene encoding dehydrogenase/reductase SDR family member 7-like isoform X1, which translates to MLTLLFVSLGLLLLLGLLFKFAFADGDFTLISKKHVKREAIEGKVVWITGASRGIGEVLAKQFASLDAKLILSARNKAELERVKSELKGKYAPEDVKVLPLDLASGEESLKHVVEQAVSLFPEAGVDYMVHNAAYERPKSKATDATEEILKTTFNVNVFGTITLTKLVAPLMLNQGGGHFVVISSAAGKVPSSGQAIYSASKHALHGYFHSLRSEFCQKGIKFTVVCPGPIETSNGTGASTSEDKKSPEKHVSSERCAELTIIAASHNLKEAWITHQPVLLVMYIVQYMPSLGFWLMDKVGGKRVEVAEKKGNTYSWKLLFGEKSKTN; encoded by the exons ATGCTGACTCTATTGTTCGTCTCTCTCggactccttcttcttcttggtctgCTCTTCAAATTCGCATTCGCTGATG GAGATTTCACCCTGATTTCGAAGAAGCATGTCAAGCGCGAAGCCATTGAAGGCAAG GTTGTATGGATCACAGGGGCCAGCCGTGGAATTG GGGAAGTTCTTGCTAAACAGTTTGCAAGTTTAGATGCCAAGCTTATTCTCTCCGCTAGGAATAAAGCTGAACTGGAACGGGTTAAGAGTGAACTCAAAG GTAAATATGCACCGGAAGATGTAAAGGTTTTGCCTTTAGATTTAGCTAGTGGCGAAGAGTCGCTCAAACATGTTGTAGAGCAAGCAGTTTCGCTTTTTCCGGAGGCAGGTGTTGATTATATGGTTCACAATGCTGCCTATGAGCGTCCG AAATCCAAGGCAACGGATGCAACTGAGGAAATTCTCAAG ACTACATTCAATGTTAATGTCTTTGGGACGATAACTCTTACAAAGTTGGTAGCTCCTCTTATGCTAAACCAAGGAGGCGGTCATTTTGTTGTG ATAAGCAGTGCTGCAGGAAAGGTACCATCATCTGGACAGGCTATATATTCTGCTTCAAAACATGCTCTGCACGGCTACTTCCACAGTTTGCGTTCTGAG TTCTGTCAGAAGGGAATCAAGTTTACCGTCGTTTGTCCTGGTCCAATAGAAACCTCGAATGGTACAGGAGCATCGACTTCGGAAGACAAGAAGTCTCCTGAG AAGCATGTGTCATCTGAACGATGTGCAGAACTGACTATCATCGCTGCATCTCATAACTTGAAGGAAGCTTGGATTACACATCAG CCGGTATTGCTCGTGATGTATATAGTGCAGTACATGCCTTCCCTTGGCTTCTGGCTCATGGACAAG GTCGGAGGGAAGCGTGTGGAGGTCGCCGAAAAGAAAGGCAACACATACTCATGGAAATTACTGTTCGGGGAGAAGTCTAAAACAAACTGA
- the LOC104763961 gene encoding dehydrogenase/reductase SDR family member 7-like isoform X2, whose protein sequence is MSSAKPLKVVWITGASRGIGEVLAKQFASLDAKLILSARNKAELERVKSELKGKYAPEDVKVLPLDLASGEESLKHVVEQAVSLFPEAGVDYMVHNAAYERPKSKATDATEEILKTTFNVNVFGTITLTKLVAPLMLNQGGGHFVVISSAAGKVPSSGQAIYSASKHALHGYFHSLRSEFCQKGIKFTVVCPGPIETSNGTGASTSEDKKSPEKHVSSERCAELTIIAASHNLKEAWITHQPVLLVMYIVQYMPSLGFWLMDKVGGKRVEVAEKKGNTYSWKLLFGEKSKTN, encoded by the exons ATGTCAAGCGCGAAGCCATTGAAG GTTGTATGGATCACAGGGGCCAGCCGTGGAATTG GGGAAGTTCTTGCTAAACAGTTTGCAAGTTTAGATGCCAAGCTTATTCTCTCCGCTAGGAATAAAGCTGAACTGGAACGGGTTAAGAGTGAACTCAAAG GTAAATATGCACCGGAAGATGTAAAGGTTTTGCCTTTAGATTTAGCTAGTGGCGAAGAGTCGCTCAAACATGTTGTAGAGCAAGCAGTTTCGCTTTTTCCGGAGGCAGGTGTTGATTATATGGTTCACAATGCTGCCTATGAGCGTCCG AAATCCAAGGCAACGGATGCAACTGAGGAAATTCTCAAG ACTACATTCAATGTTAATGTCTTTGGGACGATAACTCTTACAAAGTTGGTAGCTCCTCTTATGCTAAACCAAGGAGGCGGTCATTTTGTTGTG ATAAGCAGTGCTGCAGGAAAGGTACCATCATCTGGACAGGCTATATATTCTGCTTCAAAACATGCTCTGCACGGCTACTTCCACAGTTTGCGTTCTGAG TTCTGTCAGAAGGGAATCAAGTTTACCGTCGTTTGTCCTGGTCCAATAGAAACCTCGAATGGTACAGGAGCATCGACTTCGGAAGACAAGAAGTCTCCTGAG AAGCATGTGTCATCTGAACGATGTGCAGAACTGACTATCATCGCTGCATCTCATAACTTGAAGGAAGCTTGGATTACACATCAG CCGGTATTGCTCGTGATGTATATAGTGCAGTACATGCCTTCCCTTGGCTTCTGGCTCATGGACAAG GTCGGAGGGAAGCGTGTGGAGGTCGCCGAAAAGAAAGGCAACACATACTCATGGAAATTACTGTTCGGGGAGAAGTCTAAAACAAACTGA
- the LOC104763962 gene encoding putative RNA-binding protein Luc7-like 1 isoform X2: MDAIRKQLDVLMGANRNGDVQEVNRKYYDRDVCRLYLSGLCPHDLFQLTKMDMGPCPKVHSLQLRKEYREARAKGVDNYDRELEDAIDRLIVECDRKIARALKRLQEEDAKAAIAISVSEVTQSPEILELSEKIKEKMKEADLHDLEGKMDLKIRALELVEEMRTKRADQQAVLLLEAFNKDRASLPQPVPAQPPSSVLPPPDPRTQEMINEKLKKAEDLGEQGMVDEAQKALEEAEALKKLTVRREPAADSTKYTAVDVRITDQKLRLCDICGAFLSVYDSRLFGQDYFCSYNKLIVV, from the exons ATGGATGCGATAAGGAAGCAGCTTGATGTGCTCATGGGAGCAAACCGAAACGGCGACGTTCAGGAGGTGAACCGCAAATACTATGACCGCGATGTGTGCCGTCTTTACTTGTCTGGTCTATGCCCTCACGATCTCTTTCAATTGACG AAAATGGATATGGGACCTTGCCCAAAGGTGCACTCTTTGCAGCTTAGGAAAGA ATATCGAGAAGCAAGGGCAAAAGGTGTTGATAACTACGACAGGGAATTGGAAGATGCCATAGACAGGCTTATCGTTGAGTGTGATAGGAAGATTGCTAGAGCCCTTAAGCGTCTTCAAGAAGAGGACGCCAAAGCTGCCATTGCCATTTCTGTCTCTGAAGTCACTCAg TCACCTGAAATTCTCGAGTTATCAgagaaaatcaaagagaaaatgAAGGAAGCAGATCTGCAcg ATCTTGAAGGCAAAATGGATCTTAAGATTAGAGCTCTTGAGTTAGTCGAAGAAATGAGGACCAAGAGAGCTGACCAACAG GCAGTACTGCTGTTGGAAGCCTTCAACAAAGATAGAGCATCCTTGCCACAGCCTGTTCCAGCTCAACCACCATCTTCCGTATTACCTCCACCTGATCCTCGCACTCAAGAAATGATAAATGAGAAACTGAAGAAGGCGGAAGATCTTG GTGAACAAGGAATGGTTGATGAAGCACAGAAAGCACTGGAAGAGGCTGAAGCTCTTAAGAAG CTTACAGTTAGACGAGAACCTGCAGCAGATTCAACAAAGTACACTGCTGTTGATGTGCGCATT ACAGACCAAAAGTTGCGACTATGTGACATATGTGGAGCATTCTTGAGCGTCTATGACAG CAGGCTTTTTGGGCAGGATTACTTTTGCAGCTATAATAAAT TGATCGTCGTTTAG